The proteins below are encoded in one region of Rhododendron vialii isolate Sample 1 chromosome 7a, ASM3025357v1:
- the LOC131332544 gene encoding uncharacterized protein LOC131332544 has product MHGGHRGAFRSPTSKRLHRSFSPPRPKTPRRVRARTPPPQRIPFSVRTPPRERMAGNGEGEMPPVVPERTMSVYMNPARSTPRPTIVLPAATEANNFTVKMHHINMMPSFYGKDKECPYTHMRAFEELVSTIVSTPAQLESAKLKLFPFSVKDKAKIWLNNMRPQSLANWADLSKAFYMKFFPPHLTKELMHQIQTFKQKEGESFYQYWERYKDLLNSIPHHGLPTFQKVEYLLKGCFQSTRHLMDSMCAGGVMAKTPEAAWDYFEELAEKTQNWDCSDPSEKNVFNPVPSNSGKFQLNEQNELAHKVAQLSRQIETLQLNKVAGVASVAKAEDICVLCEVAGHATGDCQMLPAVKDILQGTGPSEVNAVNQRFDPYSQTFNPGWKMHPNFRWSDS; this is encoded by the coding sequence ATGCATGGTGGTCATCGTGGAGCCTTTCGGAGCCCAACTTCTAAAAGGCTTCATagatctttttctcctcctcgaCCCAAAACTCCTCGTCGGGTTCGAGCTAGGACACCACCACCCCAAAGAATTCCTTTTTCTGTAAGAACCCCTCCTCGAGAAAGAATGGCCGGAAACGGTGAAGGCGAAATGCCACCGGTTGTGCCTGAAAGGACCATGAGTGTCTATATGAATCCGGCCCGTTCTACTCCGCGGCCCACTATAGTCCTTCCGGCCGCAACCGAGGCGAATAACTTCACCGTTAAAATGCATCACATTAACATGATGCCATCTTTTTATGGCAAAGACAAAGAATGCCCGTACACTCATATGCGGGCATTCGAGGAATTGGTATCCACAATAGTGTCCACGCCCGCTCAACTTGAGTCCGCAAAGCTAAAACTCTTCCCATTTTCAGTAAAAGACAAAGCCAAGATTTGGTTGAATAACATGAGGCCCCAATCCTTGGCAAACTGGGCGGATTTATCAAAGGCTTTctacatgaaattttttccccctcATCTCACAAAGGAACTCATGCATCAAATCCAAACGTTTAAACAAAAAGAGGGGGAATCATTTTACCAATATTGGGAAAGGTACAAGGATTTGCTAAACTCCATCCCACATCATGGCCTCCCAACTTTTCAAAAGGTCGAGTACTTGTTAAAGGGATGTTTCCAAAGTACTCGACACCTTATGGATAGCATGTGTGCTGGTGGAGTTATGGCAAAAACCCCTGAAGCGGCGTGGGACTATTTTGAGGAATTAgctgaaaaaactcaaaactgggATTGCTCGGACCCCTCTGAAAAGAATGTGTTTAATCCGGTTCCGAGCAATTCCGGTAAATTTCAATTGAATGAGCAAAATGAGCTAGCCCACAAGGTCGCCCAGCTTTCCCGCCAAATTGAAACTTTACAACTCAACAAAGTTGCTGGGGTGGCCTCTGTGGCCAAGGCGGAAGACATTTGTGTTTTATGTGAAGTTGCAGGTCATGCTACGGGGGATTGTCAAATGCTCCCTGCCGTTAAGGATATTCTCCAAGGAACCGGCCCATCGGAGGTCAACGCCGTTAATCAAcggtttgacccttattctcagaCTTTCAATCCGGGTTGGAAGATGCATCCTAATTTCCGGTGGAGCGATTCTTAA